The genomic segment TTTGTGCCATTCGAGAAGCTGATTTACCCTTTGGCGGCTGTCGGCTTTGCTTTGTCGAGATTGAAGGAAGACCTTCCCCCGTTACTGCATGCAGCCAACCAGTAGAAGAGGGGATGATAGTGCATACCAGTACGCTGCGGGTGAATCGGCTGCGGCGTACTGCCTTTGAGTTCCTCCTCTCGCACCACCATCTTGACTGTGGCCACTGCGCCAAGAACCGCAATTGCGAGCTTCAGAGGATTGCCTCCAGGCTGGGCCTTAAGCTCAAGCTACAGAGGATCAGACGTCTACCCAGGTCGCTGCCAATAGATTCCAGTCACCCGCTCTTCACCTACGATCCCAACAAGTGCGTTGTGTGTGGCAAATGCATCTGGGTGTGCCAGCAGAAAGGCAGCGGCGACATCGATTTCGCCTTTCGGGGCATTGATACCGTAGTGAGCACCTTCGATGGTGTCCCGATGGCAGACTCGATGTGTACGTCCTGCCTGGAGTGTGTGGATATTTGCCCAGTGGGCGCTCTGGTACGCAAGGACAGTCAGCAACCGGGGAAATAGTATGGAGCTTAAGATAACCACCCTTAGCGAGAATACAGTTACGGCGCGACCGCGTGGGCTGCTGGGCGAGTGGG from the Chloroflexota bacterium genome contains:
- a CDS encoding 2Fe-2S iron-sulfur cluster binding domain-containing protein, whose translation is MSLVSLTIDGYDINAPKGERLLWAALDNDIYIPNLCAIREADLPFGGCRLCFVEIEGRPSPVTACSQPVEEGMIVHTSTLRVNRLRRTAFEFLLSHHHLDCGHCAKNRNCELQRIASRLGLKLKLQRIRRLPRSLPIDSSHPLFTYDPNKCVVCGKCIWVCQQKGSGDIDFAFRGIDTVVSTFDGVPMADSMCTSCLECVDICPVGALVRKDSQQPGK